The Balneola vulgaris DSM 17893 DNA window GTCAGGAATTTTGTACCTAGGTTCCACAAAGGGAGAACCCGTAACTGCAAGTATTTGGAAATCAACTTCATTTTTCAACTCTGTACATAAAATATGAGCCCATGTACTAACTCCACCACCACTAAATGGATAGGAACCTTCGGTCTCAAATAATACAACAGGCTTGAATTCACTCATTGGCTAATCACACTTCCAATTGTTGAAAATAACTGATCATATTCTTCAAAAATAATCTCCCAAGTATGACTTTCCATCAACGTAACCTTTCGCTCTGCAATCAATTCTTTTAAGATGTTAGGGTTCGTAATAACATGGTCAATCTTTTGAACAAGCTCAGCATCCGATGTGCTACTATCTACAGTAATAGCAAAAGCATTTGTTACGTCACCAACTTCCCATCCAAATGGAAGTGCGTTTTTAGCTAAAGCCTCAAACATGACTAAGGGTTGAGATTCATTATGGCTTGTAATAACTAAAGCATCCATTCTGCTCATATGTTCAATTGCTGAAGTATTCCAAATCAACTCAACTTCATCATAGCACTTACCTCGTTGTATAACCTCTTGCTGTAGCTTCTTCTCATTTGCGTCACTTAACATCATGATAAACTGAGGGTGTGAATGGGTAGCCTGTTTTCTAAAATCATCTACAAGATCAAAAAAACGAAGTGGATTTTTCATTTCAGCACACCTGCCTACCCAACCGATAACTGGGTCATTATTTAGCTGAATTTCTTTCTCAATCAAATCAGTGGATATGCCATTTGGGATATATACGGGACTTTTTGCCCCTAATGCTTTTTGTTCATTTATATTGATTTTTGATACAGAAACAACTGTTTCGGCTTGTTCATATACTTCCGACGCGATCTCTTTAAAGTCTTCCATTATTTGATGTTTACCAATAACAGAACCTTCAATTTTAAACCCACATTCTAAAGCTACCGCACCCTTTTCCACCTCTTTCCAATACAATGCGTGTTCAGTTAGAACCAAGGGAATTTGTCTAATTTTAGAGATTTCACTTCCCAACCAACCCGCAAAACCGGTATTGGTTACATGAATTAATTCGAAACTTAAATTTGAAAGATTAGGAGCCACGGATGCAAACCAAGCATCTTTCTCATACTGCCAACTCTGTTCAAATTTAGGAGGATGAACACGTGAAAATGATCGAACATTATCCGGTATAGGATATAATGCCTGATAAGGATCTAACTGAAGAAATTCATCCGTGGCCACTTGAAGAATATGAAAGTGATAATCACTCAGCCCTAACAAATATTGATATACCCACTCACTTACCCCTCCTCTATACCATGGATAAGTTCCTTCAATAATTAATAGTATACGAGGTTTCATACTAGTTTCGAGTTTGTTGATACAACCTCCAGAGTATGGATCCTGTTTGGGTTATCAGCCGTGATATTAATTCATATTCTTTTGTAGTGAATAGCTTAGATCGTTTAATGGTAATCATTGCAAACAATGCCGAATCTTCTGGTACTGATAGATTATTCATCAACATTGCTTTTTCGTTCACAGAAAATAGAGGAACTCCAATTTCAGCTGGCATCTCATTCGCAACTGAAAAGTCTATAAATGACCCTAATTCTTCATTATATATATGATTCGATAAGAAAGGCTCTTTGGTATTTGATAGGTGTAAAAATGATTGGGTATTCGAGAAATTGGAAATCGCCTCTTCTGAAGGTAGGTTATCTCCCTTCATTGCAATATTGATGGGTTCTTCACCTTCTAAGACCCATAAACTCATTAAATCAGCATCCACCATTTCATAGAGGTAATCACATAATACTGAAGCAGTATCATCAAAAGACCCTTTAATGGCCGACTCCATAAGCTTCATCACTAGCTTATTTTTATTCTGCTCTATATCATTTTCTAATCCAGAAATCTGGATATCCGTTACAATTTTCATGCGGACCAGGTTTAAAATACCCTCCCGATCAAAATTAAAGCGCTCCTTTTTAATGAAGTCTGCAGCCCCTAAATCCATCGCTTTTTGTTCCTTTTCGATGGTGGGTAAATTTGTCATAATAAGAACTGGTATTTTGCTCTTATTCTCATCATCCCTAATCGACTCCAACAGCTCTAGCCCACTTATTCCGGGCATATGGATGTCTGACAAAATTAGGTTTACAGCAGACTCAGAAAGTATATTTATTGCTTCTTGAGAGTTTCTAGCATGTAACAGGCTGAACTCTTTACCCAGTAAGCTTTTAGCCATTATATGAATTGGCTCATCATCATCGATGACTAAGATTGTATAAGTCATATTAAATTTTTTCCCTTATTTATCTATTTAACCCAACGGGAATTTCTACAAAGAAAGTAGTGCCAACTTCTGTGACAGTATTAATCCACATATTCCCGTTATGTGCTTTCAATATATCCTTTAGTTGATTGAAATTAATATCTAGTTCTAAATTTTCTATTTCACCATCATCTAATGGTAATTCTTTATTCAAAAAATAGTTTGGTATGTGTTTAACTGGAAGTCCTACTCCAGTATCAGCAATTTTGACAATAAATTTATCGTGCGAGTCTTGCTCAATAATTATACTAATTGAATCTTCTGAACGTGTAAACTTTAACGACAATTGAACTAGCTGTTGTAAACACCACATAAACTGCTGTGGATTTACATAAGCATGAATATCTTTTTTGTTCGAATAAAACGATAGGCGGATTTTTTTAAGCGTAGCTTTAGGAGTGAATTCAGTTATCACACTTTCTATTAGGTGAACAATATCAACCTTTTCGATTTTTGAAGATTTAGCCTTTTGAGCTAGTACTTCTTTGTCTAAGACATCTTTTACAATTTGGTGCAATTTCTCACTACTCTCGATGATTAAGCTCAGCATATTATTTTTGTCATCTTCAGACATGGAGGGATCAGACTTCAGAATTTGGACCAATCCTAAGATGCCAGAAAGAGGATTTTTTATATCATGACTTAACATGCGCATGAGCTCATCCTTTTTCTTGTTGGCCATGCTTAGTTCAAGTTCTCGATCTTTTAAAATTCGAATCTGCTCTTTCCTTTCCTTTTGAAGTACTCGCAACATTAGATGAGTTCTTACACGTGCTATTAACTCTTCTTTATCGAAAGGTTTAGTAACAAAGTCTACAGCACCAGCTTCAAATGCCCTTACTTTATCTAAAGATTCTTTGAGACTGCTTAAAAAAATGATGGGAGTTTCTTTGAAGATACTTTTTTGAACTCGTGTTCCCACTTCATAGCCCGACATACCAGGCATCATAATGTCGAGTAGTATTAAATCAGGCTCGTATTTCTTTAACTTCTTAAGAGCCTCCTCTCCACTTTCACAATTTTCGACTTTAAACCCTTCTGATTCTAAAACATGACTGATGATCAATCTATTTTGAGCAGAGTCGTCTACTACGAGAATAAGGAACTCAACAGGATTGACATATTTTTCTGCCATGTATTCTAATTTAGATTAAGAAATAATATATTATTTTAATGTTCGTAAAAACAATGTGAAACTATCACTAGTTTGAAGCGTCTTTGAGGAGTTAAGCATAATAAGATTTCACCTAAATCAACACTTATGATTAAGAAATTTTCTACATACTGCGTGTTATTATCTGTGATATCACTTTCATCATTGACAACCACAGCCATGAATACGGACCCGGTGGATGATGAGAAGAAGAAAAATACATTGATGGAAATACACGACCGTTACCATCAAGTAAAATTATGCCTTACCTCCACCTCAGTATATATGCAATTCGACACTTCTGTACGCGACCTGATTAATCAAGAGTTAGAGCATAAACATCAAAAAGATGCCCAACATTTTATTGATTCAGAAGGTCAATTTTTACTTGGAAATATTACCTATTTAGAATCCGATAAAATTGAATATCAAACGGATGAAATTCGAGATGTAGTCTTTGAAAATGGGAAATTGAAGTTCACCTACGACTCGGACAAAGAGTTCAAATTTGAAGACATAATTGGTACTGACGGTAAGCCTGCCTTAGAAAACTTCTACTTAGAAGATCTTGAACTGTTCTACCTTACTTACAAAAAATACAACCCTTAACACTTAACTAGTGTTTTACAAATCGTTGCAATAAATCTGTAACACTAACCATTTTTGGATACTCTTTTGAGAAATCAAAAGGACATAAAATGGTCAAGTATTTTCTACTCTGTTTACTAATTGCCTTAGGTGTAATGGCATGGTCTGAAGTGCCCGTTGATCGCGGTCCGGGAATAACAGCCAACAAAACACCCGAACTAATTCTTCAAAGAGATCTTGAGGATATCAGTTACTCTAATATTACGTTAAAACCACTCGGTGAAATATCTGCAGAAGTACGTGTGCTAGACAAAAAGCGCTATTTCTTCGATGGAATGAAAAATTTTTCCAAATACGATGTATTAGTAGGCTGGTCAGAACTATCTGATCAACGAAATTTAGATTACCTACATTTCAAAATTAAAGATCGATCCTTTAAATATAATAAAGCGCGCTTACCCCTTGAACCATCTGTAATTGATGAACAAACAGCATTGTGGCATATGATTGCTTCAACAGATGAAATTAAACGAGGCTTAGCAAGCTTAAGAAATGGACATATCATTACCATCAAAGGTCATATTGTAGATGTGGTAGACGTTAATGGGTTTACTTGGCAAACTTCTAAACAACTAGTAGGAAGAGATAAAGAGCGCCCTATAAATGAAATCATTCTAGTAACAAGCCTTACCAAAAAGTAAATAATTTTAACTGTTGATTTAGAAGCTAATCAACTACCTTTTCATTAAAAAATACGATGAATTGGTTAAAGGAAATTATTGTAGACATCCTATTCTTAGGATTAATCATTCTTTCATTATTTATTGAATCGGACGTCCTTTTCTGGGTTTTATGGGGATACACCGGCATTCTTTTATTAGGTAAAATATTGGCTTTATTTATGCCAATGCTTCAAAAACAGGCTGCTAAAACCACTACCCCAAATTGGGTATATCATCTTATCTACTTTTTGTCTGTTTTAATTCTAAGTGTGGCTCAAGAGTATTATTTGGCCGGAACATGGTTAGTAATATGGATTATTTCATCAATATTAGCCCAGAAGAATAAGGCAAAATGATCGACATGCGTGTATTCTTGCTCTGTTCGTTGGCTTTAATGATTTGTACTACTAATACCGTTTTAGGACAAGATAAAATTGAATCAGATCACGACAACTTTGAAGAACTTCAGTTTAGATTATGGACTGGATACTCGTTCAACTCCGTTTATTTACTTGGAAAAACGAAAAACACCATATCTAAAATCATAGGTATAGGTTTCAAACGACATATTCGGAATTATGAATCTGGTGCTAAACTATACTACACCGCTGATGTAATACCGTTTGTTGAATATGAATATCCCAAAAGAGATGATGGGGATAATTTTCATTTTGCAAAAGGCTTTGGCATATCCCCGATTGGGTTTCAATTAATGAATTCTATCACGCCACAAGTTTCATACTCAATGAGTATTTCGGGTTCATTTATTATCATGGACAACACTTTCCCAACCGACAAAGGGCGTAAATTAAATTTCACATTTGATCCCTCCTTTGCATTAAATACTAAGTTAAATTCTAATCTAAGCCTTAACTTAGGGTACAAATTTCATCATATATCAAATGCTCAAACTGGAAAAGAAAATCCAGGGATCGACTCTAATTTTCTATTTCTCAGTTTAATTTTTAAATAATTCAAGATATGAAAGCAACTATATCGACTTCTAAAGGCGACATAAACCTAGAATTTTTTAACGAGAAGACTCCTAAAACCGTAGCTAATTTTGTGAATTTAGCACAAAGAGGATACTACGATAATTTAAAATTCCATCGTGTAATTGATAACTTCATGGTTCAAGGTGGTTGTCCAAATGGTGATGGTCGTGGTGGCCCTGGATACTCTTTCGAAGATGAATTTGATGCTACTTTAAAGCATGATGTACCAGGGGTTCTATCTATGGCGAACGCCGGACCTTCAACCAATGGTAGTCAATTTTTTATCACTCATGTTGCTACTCCATGGTTAGATGGTAAGCATTCTGTATTTGGTAAAGTGATATCAGAATCAGACCAAGCTGTAGTAAACTCCATTGCTCAAGGTGATACAATTAATAGCATTACCATTGATGGAGATACGGATGCCTTATTAAATTCAGTAGATGAAGTATCTATGTGGAATGAAGTATTAGATGATAACTTCTCCAACTTAAAGTAATTTCTAAGGCCCAAAGGTAACTTTGGGCTTTTTTAGAAACTTTCTCTATTAGCTTGCGTAATTGTGCCCAAATTAATCTTAAGGGTATGAAAAAAACAATATACAGCACCGTTCTATTAGCTTTTTTACTAGTATCATCCAATCAACTAGTAGCTCAATCTTACAACTCAGATCTTGAGTATAGAAAATGGCGAATAACCCTCTTCCCCCCTCTAAGTACTAATGGTGTAGCTGCTAAAAATTACACCGCTAAATATTCTATCAACATAATTGGAGGTTACCACGGTGGGTTAAATGGCTTAGAAATAGGTACACTCTTTAATTACAACAAGCACTATGCGTCAGGCTTTCAGATTGTAGGAGGAGTTAACGCTACAGGTGGTCCTATGGAAGGTGTAAATATAGCTGGTTTGCTAAACCAAGCCTCTTCCAATATTTCTGGTATTCAAATTGCTGGTTTAGCCAATATCAGTGGTTCCGGCATAGAAGGTATTCAAGTAGCAGGTGGTGTAAATGCATCTAATGCTGACATTTCTGGGCTTCAAGCTGCTGGTATAGGAAATATAAGTGGTGATGATATTGAAGGCTTACAAGGAGCTAGTGCATTTAACATTTCTAGAGGTAATTTATCAGGCGCTCAAGGTACCCTAGGGGCTAATATCGCATTGGGTGATGTTGAAGGACTTCAAATATCTGGTGTGCTAAACTTTGCTCAAGATGATATATCGGGTCTCCAAATAACTGGTGGTGGAAATATTGGAATGGAAGACCTAGAAGGCCTAATGATCTCCTCCCTATTCAACGTCGCTAAAGAAGATGCTAGTGGCTTACTTATCACAGGTGGATTAAACTACTCAAAATTTCAAGAAGGCCTAATGATTGGGGGAGCTAATGTTACTGGTGAGTTGAATGGATTACAAATAGCTGGATTATTGAATTATGCCCATACAGCTGAAGGTGTACAATTTGGGTTAATAAACATTGCCAAAGAATTTGAAGGTGTTCCTGTAGGTCTAATCAGTTTGTATGGAAATGGTAGAAAGAACTTTGACGTGCGATATAGCGATGGTGGTTTTACTGATATCGGTATCAATTTGGGAACTTATAGAGTTTATAACATGGCCATATTAGGCTATAACACTTCACTAGATAGAAATGTATATCGCTTAGGACTAGCCGTAGGTCTTGAGAAGCACATCAACGATTCATTTGAAAAAATTGATGACAATAGTTTATTCGTGAATCAGGAATTTAGCGTAGTTCATCACTTTGAAGAAAAATGGACTAAAAAAACGAACCTCATCTATGCTTATAAATTTCTAGTTGGAAAACGATTCAACTCAGGAATGTCTCTTTACGCAGGCCCATCTTTTAATGCTCAGATAACGCGCGTAAACGAAGCTAATGATTATACTTGGTATAGTTTATGGAGTCCAGATGCTAAAGGGCGTCAGTACCGCTTTTGGGTAGGTTTTACAGGTGGAATTCGACTGTTCAAACAAAAAGAATTACCACGATTTGATGACGACTTTGATTTTGATTGGTAAAGAGTAAACTGTTTCTGAATTTATTACGTTATATAAGGCGACTGTATAACAAAATATTCTATTTATGAAATTGGCCATCTTTCTTGGTTCCCTACTTGCTTTAGTTACTATTCTTGCATTTTCAAGTGTAAATAATAGTTCCGTCAAAAATCATTTAGACGATCATAGCATACATCAACAACCTGACCCAGTGAAAAAATTTCCTTATCAAAAAACTGAAAAGGAATGGAAGGAAATTCTAACCTCAAAAGAATTTAGAATTCTGAGAAAAAAAGGCACCGAAGTTCCTTTCTTCAATGAGTACAATGATCTAAAAGATGAGGGTTTATATGTTTGTGCTGGTTGTGGGCAAAAACTTTATAGTTCAGACCATAAATATGAAAGTGGATCGGGGTGGCCTAGTTTTTGGAAACCTATATCTGACTCACTTGTAGTTGAACTTGAAGATAACAGCTACTTTATGACAAGAACAGAAATTGTATGTTCAAACTGTGGTGGGCATCTAGGCCATGTATTTGATGATGGACCTGAACCCACTGGTTTAAGATACTGTATGAACTCAGCGGCAATGAATTTTATCCCAAAAGAGGATATCAATAAATAGAGCCTATTTACCTAAGATTATATAAGTAGGAATTCTATATTCACTTAAGATTTAATTAATTACTACTTATATGCACGAAGCGTCAAAGACCTTATTTACAGCACAGTTTAATCCTAAGATAAAGAGCTACTTAATTTGGTATGGATTGTTTATGTGCCTCGTGATGGTGATAACAATCCCATTTTTTCCCATCTGGTTAGTTTTGGCTCCAACTTTTGTGAATAAATACTATGAACGACTTCATTGTGAACTAACAACTCGGTCTTTGAAATTCAACAAAGGATATATCTTCAGAACGGAAAAGACTATTCCATTGGATAAGATTCAAGATTTAACTTTTAAGGAAGGTCCTCTTTTAAAAGCATTTGGATTAAGCATTCTAAAAATTGAAACAGCTGGTAATTCGGCCGCTGGTGCACCCGACTTAACGTTGATTGGGATTGTTGACGCCACTTCATTTAGAGATAAGGTTTTTGAGCAGAGAGACATTGTAACCGACAATAAAAAAAGCACAGCTTCATCAAGTGATGATGAAACTATGCTTAAAGTATTAACAGATATACGAGATTCTTTATCTCGCATTGAAAAAATGAAAAGCTAACTATTCAGTTTTTGCTGATTTAGTCAACTTTGAATTAAAGGCTTTCACTAAGAACATAGCAATTGCCCATTGTACAAGTACCGTAGCTACAGAAAATGCACTTAATGGATTGTACCAACTATCTGGTGCATATTCTGCAGCACTTAAATACATCCACCACCCTAGCAAAGTAACGACCTCTACAGGCACAATGTATTTGAGTATAATATCCCACCAAGCACCCAAAGTGGCACTCCGTTCGTTTGTGTTAACCATTTCATTTCTGAATTTGGTTACCCCATAGGTTATAACTGCATAGCTAATAAATGCACCTGATACCATCAAGCCAACACCCCATACAAAATCTTGATTTGCAAATACTGTTAAACTCATTGCAGATGGAATTCCGAGTGCAAAACCAGTAGCACAAATTATAATCGTAGCCTTTTTTCTTGATGCTCCAGCATCTACAAATACCTTTACAGCTAATTCAATCATAGAAATTAAAGAACTAAATGCTGCAAAAGTGAGACCTAGGAAGAATAGGATCGAGAAAATACCACCCCCACTCATACTCGCGAATAACTGAGGCATCCATACGAATGTTAAACCTGTAGAAGCAGGTCCGGAGGTTTTCATTACATCCAAAATTTCAGCGTTGCTCATTGAGCTACTTAAACTTCCAAATACAGTAGAAAAAATGATTACTGCGGC harbors:
- a CDS encoding PH domain-containing protein, whose amino-acid sequence is MHEASKTLFTAQFNPKIKSYLIWYGLFMCLVMVITIPFFPIWLVLAPTFVNKYYERLHCELTTRSLKFNKGYIFRTEKTIPLDKIQDLTFKEGPLLKAFGLSILKIETAGNSAAGAPDLTLIGIVDATSFRDKVFEQRDIVTDNKKSTASSSDDETMLKVLTDIRDSLSRIEKMKS
- the msrB gene encoding peptide-methionine (R)-S-oxide reductase MsrB; this translates as MKLAIFLGSLLALVTILAFSSVNNSSVKNHLDDHSIHQQPDPVKKFPYQKTEKEWKEILTSKEFRILRKKGTEVPFFNEYNDLKDEGLYVCAGCGQKLYSSDHKYESGSGWPSFWKPISDSLVVELEDNSYFMTRTEIVCSNCGGHLGHVFDDGPEPTGLRYCMNSAAMNFIPKEDINK
- a CDS encoding hybrid sensor histidine kinase/response regulator gives rise to the protein MAEKYVNPVEFLILVVDDSAQNRLIISHVLESEGFKVENCESGEEALKKLKKYEPDLILLDIMMPGMSGYEVGTRVQKSIFKETPIIFLSSLKESLDKVRAFEAGAVDFVTKPFDKEELIARVRTHLMLRVLQKERKEQIRILKDRELELSMANKKKDELMRMLSHDIKNPLSGILGLVQILKSDPSMSEDDKNNMLSLIIESSEKLHQIVKDVLDKEVLAQKAKSSKIEKVDIVHLIESVITEFTPKATLKKIRLSFYSNKKDIHAYVNPQQFMWCLQQLVQLSLKFTRSEDSISIIIEQDSHDKFIVKIADTGVGLPVKHIPNYFLNKELPLDDGEIENLELDINFNQLKDILKAHNGNMWINTVTEVGTTFFVEIPVGLNR
- a CDS encoding glycosyltransferase; this encodes MKPRILLIIEGTYPWYRGGVSEWVYQYLLGLSDYHFHILQVATDEFLQLDPYQALYPIPDNVRSFSRVHPPKFEQSWQYEKDAWFASVAPNLSNLSFELIHVTNTGFAGWLGSEISKIRQIPLVLTEHALYWKEVEKGAVALECGFKIEGSVIGKHQIMEDFKEIASEVYEQAETVVSVSKININEQKALGAKSPVYIPNGISTDLIEKEIQLNNDPVIGWVGRCAEMKNPLRFFDLVDDFRKQATHSHPQFIMMLSDANEKKLQQEVIQRGKCYDEVELIWNTSAIEHMSRMDALVITSHNESQPLVMFEALAKNALPFGWEVGDVTNAFAITVDSSTSDAELVQKIDHVITNPNILKELIAERKVTLMESHTWEIIFEEYDQLFSTIGSVISQ
- a CDS encoding acyloxyacyl hydrolase, whose protein sequence is MIDMRVFLLCSLALMICTTNTVLGQDKIESDHDNFEELQFRLWTGYSFNSVYLLGKTKNTISKIIGIGFKRHIRNYESGAKLYYTADVIPFVEYEYPKRDDGDNFHFAKGFGISPIGFQLMNSITPQVSYSMSISGSFIIMDNTFPTDKGRKLNFTFDPSFALNTKLNSNLSLNLGYKFHHISNAQTGKENPGIDSNFLFLSLIFK
- a CDS encoding response regulator, with the protein product MTYTILVIDDDEPIHIMAKSLLGKEFSLLHARNSQEAINILSESAVNLILSDIHMPGISGLELLESIRDDENKSKIPVLIMTNLPTIEKEQKAMDLGAADFIKKERFNFDREGILNLVRMKIVTDIQISGLENDIEQNKNKLVMKLMESAIKGSFDDTASVLCDYLYEMVDADLMSLWVLEGEEPINIAMKGDNLPSEEAISNFSNTQSFLHLSNTKEPFLSNHIYNEELGSFIDFSVANEMPAEIGVPLFSVNEKAMLMNNLSVPEDSALFAMITIKRSKLFTTKEYELISRLITQTGSILWRLYQQTRN
- a CDS encoding peptidylprolyl isomerase produces the protein MKATISTSKGDINLEFFNEKTPKTVANFVNLAQRGYYDNLKFHRVIDNFMVQGGCPNGDGRGGPGYSFEDEFDATLKHDVPGVLSMANAGPSTNGSQFFITHVATPWLDGKHSVFGKVISESDQAVVNSIAQGDTINSITIDGDTDALLNSVDEVSMWNEVLDDNFSNLK